The Balneolaceae bacterium genome has a window encoding:
- a CDS encoding bifunctional chorismate mutase/prephenate dehydratase, which yields MNNELERIRKQLDRLDRNLIETLAKRHEMVRRVSDLKLENSREIRDTERENELLNKVSELARERGLDRHFAEELFREILEHSVRYQHHSLLDHQNREGQAAHLRVAYQGTDGAYSHMAAMRHFRERYGEVACYGYDTFHEAADAVSEGACDVAILPVENTTAGSINDTYDILGNGNLHITGEEILRVVHCLMAPQDVPLESIRRIISHPQAIAQCSRFLGGLNRCRVESYIDTAKAARKVLEDGDLSQAAVAGAQAAKRYGLVILKHDLANQSGNFTRFVVVAPEPVRCDPQIPAKTSLLLETDHREGQLLKCLQVLGDAHINMTKLESRPRPNRPWKYRFYLDIEGNAAETPVREALDEMELRAGMLRVLGSYPSGQPRSEPWEADDEG from the coding sequence ATGAACAATGAGTTGGAACGCATACGCAAGCAGCTGGACCGGCTTGACCGGAACCTGATCGAAACCCTGGCAAAGCGCCACGAAATGGTCCGCCGGGTATCCGATCTGAAACTGGAAAACAGCCGTGAGATTCGGGACACCGAACGCGAGAACGAGCTCCTCAACAAGGTATCGGAGTTGGCCCGGGAACGTGGACTTGACCGCCATTTCGCGGAAGAACTGTTCCGGGAGATCCTGGAACACTCCGTACGCTACCAGCACCACTCGCTGCTGGATCACCAGAACCGGGAGGGGCAGGCCGCGCATCTGAGGGTGGCCTACCAGGGTACCGACGGCGCCTACAGTCATATGGCGGCCATGCGTCATTTCCGCGAGCGATACGGCGAGGTTGCCTGCTACGGCTACGATACCTTTCATGAGGCGGCCGACGCGGTATCGGAGGGGGCGTGCGACGTGGCCATCCTGCCGGTTGAGAACACCACCGCCGGCTCCATCAACGACACCTACGATATCCTGGGCAACGGGAATCTGCACATAACGGGAGAGGAGATCCTGAGGGTGGTCCACTGCCTCATGGCCCCCCAGGACGTACCCCTCGAAAGCATTCGGCGCATTATCTCCCATCCGCAGGCCATCGCCCAATGCAGCCGCTTCCTGGGTGGACTGAATCGCTGCAGGGTGGAATCGTACATCGATACCGCCAAGGCCGCACGGAAGGTGCTGGAAGACGGTGATCTATCCCAGGCCGCCGTCGCCGGCGCCCAAGCGGCGAAACGCTACGGACTTGTCATCCTGAAGCATGATCTGGCCAACCAGTCCGGCAACTTCACAAGATTTGTCGTTGTGGCCCCGGAACCCGTCCGTTGCGACCCCCAGATTCCGGCCAAGACCTCCCTCCTGCTGGAAACCGACCATCGGGAGGGACAACTTTTGAAATGCCTGCAGGTCCTGGGAGATGCACATATCAACATGACCAAACTGGAATCGCGTCCCCGTCCCAACCGTCCCTGGAAATACCGTTTTTACCTGGACATTGAGGGCAACGCTGCGGAAACACCTGTGCGGGAAGCCCTGGATGAGATGGAATTGAGGGCGGGCATGCTTCGGGTGCTGGGCAGCTATCCCTCCGGTCAGCCGCGATCGGAACCATGGGAAGCGGACGACGAAGGCTGA
- a CDS encoding prolyl oligopeptidase family serine peptidase, translating to MKRLTVLCFCLTLLLPGLLPAQGTLADYRRADTLQQHFEGKALNIIDELEWIGDSHRFWYRRSVEGGHEFLTVNAAQQSRARSFDHQRLAEVLSSRLGESYGPLTLPFEEIDYGEDGASIEFETGDSLYTCSLDDYACTAEEPPLPWWQQDDEDDEDEETVTSPDGEWVAFVHNYNVAIRPAEGGERVMLSSDGSEGNYYEVDSFAWSPDSEKLAAYRVVPGFNRTIHYLQSSPPDRLQPRHWTDQYTKPGDVLETESPVLFHVDDREQIFIDNSLFPNAYSQGDLYWWSDSRAFRFEYNERGHQNYKVIEVDAETGKPRALIHEKGNPFFSYYTTLWRHYDDNGEEIVWASERDNWRHLYLYDGRTGQVKNQITSGDWVVREVDSVDTEKRQIWFRASGMDDGRDPYYLHAYRINFDGSGLTRLTEADGTHTVDYSSDMRYYVDRWSRVDQAPVAVLRRTSDQGVVMELEKGDLGPLHEAGWQAPEPFVAKGRDGETDIWGLIVRPTDFDPSQNYPVIEYIYAGPHDSFVPKSFDAHSHMMSLAELGFVVVQIDGMGTDNRSKEFHSVAWKNLKDAGFPDRILWHKAAAVEYDWYDISKVGIYGTSAGGQSSMGALLFHPDFYKVAVSASGCHDNRMDKISWNEQWMGWPVGPHYASSSNVDNAHRLQGDLMLIVGNQDTNVPPASTYQVADALIQAGKDFEFFPIPNGGHTSGGDLGQRMRYDYFVEHILDVEPPHWNSMNGPDSR from the coding sequence ATGAAACGCCTGACGGTTCTTTGTTTCTGCCTTACCCTCCTGCTGCCCGGCCTCCTGCCGGCCCAGGGCACCCTTGCCGACTACCGGCGCGCCGATACCCTCCAGCAGCATTTCGAAGGCAAGGCTCTGAACATCATTGATGAACTGGAGTGGATAGGCGACTCGCACCGCTTCTGGTACCGCCGATCGGTGGAGGGCGGACACGAGTTCCTGACGGTGAATGCCGCGCAGCAGAGCCGGGCGCGATCCTTCGACCACCAGCGCCTGGCCGAGGTGCTCTCCTCCCGGCTCGGGGAGTCCTACGGTCCGCTGACCCTGCCCTTCGAGGAAATTGATTACGGGGAGGATGGAGCATCCATTGAATTTGAGACCGGTGATTCCCTCTACACCTGCTCCCTGGACGACTATGCCTGCACGGCCGAGGAGCCGCCCCTGCCCTGGTGGCAGCAGGACGACGAGGATGATGAAGACGAGGAGACGGTAACCTCCCCCGACGGTGAGTGGGTGGCCTTCGTACACAACTACAACGTGGCCATTCGGCCGGCGGAGGGCGGCGAACGGGTCATGCTCAGCAGTGACGGATCGGAGGGAAACTATTACGAGGTGGACTCCTTCGCCTGGTCGCCCGATTCCGAAAAGCTGGCCGCCTACCGCGTGGTGCCGGGTTTCAACCGCACCATCCACTATCTGCAGAGCTCGCCACCCGACCGCCTGCAGCCGCGCCACTGGACCGACCAGTATACCAAGCCGGGAGACGTCCTGGAGACAGAGTCGCCCGTGCTTTTCCATGTGGACGATCGTGAGCAAATTTTCATCGACAACAGCCTCTTCCCCAACGCCTACAGCCAGGGCGACCTGTATTGGTGGTCCGACAGCCGCGCCTTCCGATTTGAGTACAACGAAAGGGGGCACCAGAACTACAAGGTGATCGAAGTGGATGCCGAAACCGGCAAGCCCAGGGCTCTCATCCATGAAAAGGGCAATCCCTTCTTTTCCTACTATACCACCCTCTGGCGTCACTACGACGACAACGGGGAGGAGATCGTATGGGCCTCCGAACGCGACAACTGGCGGCACCTCTACCTCTACGACGGACGCACCGGACAGGTGAAGAATCAGATCACTTCAGGCGACTGGGTCGTACGCGAAGTGGATTCCGTGGATACCGAGAAGCGGCAGATCTGGTTCCGGGCCAGCGGCATGGACGACGGTCGGGACCCCTACTACCTGCACGCCTACAGGATCAACTTTGACGGAAGCGGACTCACACGCCTCACCGAGGCCGACGGGACCCATACGGTGGACTATTCGTCGGACATGCGCTACTATGTGGACCGCTGGTCGCGCGTGGACCAGGCGCCCGTGGCCGTGCTGCGGCGCACCTCCGACCAGGGCGTGGTGATGGAACTGGAGAAAGGCGACCTGGGTCCTCTTCACGAAGCTGGCTGGCAGGCGCCCGAGCCTTTTGTAGCCAAGGGACGCGACGGGGAGACCGACATCTGGGGGTTGATCGTGCGTCCGACGGACTTCGACCCCTCCCAAAACTACCCCGTTATCGAATACATCTACGCCGGCCCGCACGACTCCTTCGTGCCCAAGAGCTTTGACGCCCACTCCCACATGATGAGCCTGGCGGAGCTGGGCTTTGTGGTGGTGCAAATTGACGGCATGGGCACCGACAACCGTTCCAAGGAGTTCCACAGTGTGGCGTGGAAAAACCTGAAGGATGCCGGTTTTCCCGACCGCATTCTCTGGCACAAGGCGGCGGCCGTGGAGTACGACTGGTATGACATCTCCAAGGTGGGCATCTACGGCACCTCGGCCGGGGGACAGAGCTCCATGGGGGCACTGCTGTTCCACCCCGACTTCTACAAGGTGGCCGTATCGGCCTCGGGCTGCCACGACAACCGTATGGACAAGATCTCCTGGAACGAGCAGTGGATGGGCTGGCCCGTGGGACCGCACTACGCATCCTCCTCCAACGTGGACAACGCCCACCGCCTGCAGGGCGATCTTATGCTGATCGTAGGCAACCAGGATACCAACGTGCCGCCTGCCTCCACCTACCAGGTGGCCGACGCCCTCATCCAGGCCGGCAAGGACTTTGAATTCTTCCCCATTCCCAACGGGGGGCACACCTCGGGCGGGGATTTGGGACAGCGCATGCGCTACGACTACTTTGTGGAGCATATACTGGACGTGGAGCCGCCCCACTGGAACAGTATGAACGGCCCGGACAGCCGCTGA
- a CDS encoding tetratricopeptide repeat protein, which yields MEEIEQQMSSIRKELEDSPDDPGLLNELGVGHQLLGEYEEAEKCFLKAIEEDPGEYTAYYNLANTYVEMERVEEAVNRYLDALDRKADFVPALNNLADIYCMAGEDERALELFEYITRLKPKDPTGHFNLGNHLLRMNDTVEAGRAYQQVLELDDAYYEAWNNIGFILKHLGKYEEAIPYYERCLEIKPDYRPALDDIRECRRKVGE from the coding sequence ATGGAAGAGATTGAGCAGCAGATGAGCAGCATCCGAAAGGAGCTGGAGGACTCCCCGGACGATCCCGGCCTGTTAAACGAACTGGGCGTGGGGCACCAGCTTCTGGGCGAGTACGAAGAGGCCGAAAAATGCTTCCTGAAGGCCATTGAGGAGGATCCCGGGGAATACACCGCCTACTACAACCTGGCCAATACCTACGTGGAGATGGAGCGCGTCGAGGAGGCCGTCAATCGCTACCTGGACGCCCTCGACCGCAAGGCCGACTTTGTACCGGCCCTCAACAACCTGGCCGATATCTACTGCATGGCGGGCGAGGATGAGCGCGCCCTGGAGCTTTTCGAGTACATCACCAGGCTGAAGCCCAAAGATCCTACCGGCCATTTCAACCTTGGTAATCACCTGCTGCGCATGAACGACACGGTGGAGGCGGGCCGGGCCTACCAGCAGGTGCTGGAGCTGGACGATGCATATTACGAGGCCTGGAACAACATCGGTTTCATCCTCAAGCACCTGGGCAAGTACGAAGAGGCCATTCCCTACTACGAGCGCTGCCTGGAAATCAAGCCCGACTACCGGCCGGCGCTGGACGACATCCGCGAGTGCCGGCGCAAAGTGGGGGAGTAG
- the prfB gene encoding peptide chain release factor 2 (programmed frameshift), whose protein sequence is MSVSTTVNSDHLNELYERVDALRGYLDYDQRKVRIIELQEQTQVPGFWDDPDSARQVMKKLDHEKNLLASWDRLDELRDSIEVYRQFADEGEEVGEELQAEVRRLERGLEELELRNMLRGEDDHRDAILTFNPGAGGTESQDWAEMLYRMYTRWANQHDYEVSVIEYQEGEVAGIKSATVQVEGDSAYGFLKAESGVHRLVRISPFDSNSRRHTSFCSVFVSPVVDDTIQVDINDKDVELQRFHSSGAGGQNVNKVETGVRLVWEGTLSDGSEERVVAECQQERSQMQNREKAWVLLRSKIYELEKQIKEREKQKLEDSKSKIEWGSQIRSYVFHPYNMVKDHRTDFETSNVEAVMDGELDDFIKEFLLSLSQHESGES, encoded by the exons ATGAGCGTATCAACCACCGTCAATTCCGACCACCTCAACGAACTTTATGAGCGCGTGGATGCGCTCAGGGGGTATCTT GACTATGATCAGCGAAAAGTACGCATCATAGAGCTGCAGGAGCAGACACAGGTCCCGGGCTTCTGGGACGATCCCGACAGCGCGCGCCAGGTCATGAAAAAGCTGGACCACGAGAAAAATCTTCTGGCGAGCTGGGACCGCCTGGACGAGCTGCGCGACAGCATCGAAGTCTACCGCCAGTTCGCCGACGAGGGCGAGGAGGTTGGCGAGGAGCTGCAGGCCGAGGTACGCAGGCTGGAAAGAGGCCTTGAGGAGCTGGAGCTGCGCAACATGCTGCGGGGAGAGGATGATCACCGCGACGCCATTCTCACCTTCAACCCCGGCGCAGGGGGCACGGAAAGTCAGGACTGGGCCGAGATGCTCTACCGCATGTACACCCGCTGGGCCAATCAGCACGACTACGAGGTTTCCGTGATAGAGTACCAGGAGGGGGAGGTGGCCGGTATCAAGAGTGCCACCGTGCAGGTGGAGGGTGATTCGGCCTACGGCTTTCTCAAGGCCGAAAGCGGCGTGCACCGACTGGTGCGCATCTCGCCCTTCGACAGCAACTCCCGGCGCCATACCTCTTTCTGCTCGGTCTTTGTCTCCCCGGTGGTGGACGACACCATCCAAGTGGACATCAACGACAAGGACGTGGAGCTGCAGCGCTTTCACTCCAGCGGCGCCGGAGGACAGAACGTGAACAAGGTGGAGACGGGCGTGCGCCTGGTCTGGGAGGGCACCCTGTCGGACGGCTCCGAGGAGCGCGTGGTGGCCGAATGCCAGCAGGAGCGCTCGCAGATGCAGAACCGTGAGAAGGCGTGGGTACTGCTGCGTTCGAAGATCTACGAGCTTGAAAAACAGATTAAGGAGCGCGAGAAGCAGAAGCTGGAGGACTCGAAGTCCAAGATCGAATGGGGGTCGCAGATCCGCTCCTACGTATTCCATCCCTACAACATGGTCAAGGACCACCGCACCGATTTTGAAACCTCCAACGTGGAGGCGGTTATGGACGGGGAACTGGACGATTTCATCAAGGAGTTCCTGCTGAGCCTTTCGCAGCACGAATCGGGCGAAAGCTGA
- the coaE gene encoding dephospho-CoA kinase (Dephospho-CoA kinase (CoaE) performs the final step in coenzyme A biosynthesis.): MVRIGVTGGIGSGKSTVCRVWEELGAEICQADVVAKELMVTDPEVVREIKEAFGDPAYAEDGSLNRDYLAREAFEKGRVEELNAIVHPRVPAAVRRRIEEAEEKGASAFVYEAALLPGNRRPEFVDYLLMVRAPRKERVQRVAERDGLETDQVEARIRTQQAYEELEHLADRVIRNDGTEQDLREQAEALYREWVG, translated from the coding sequence ATGGTACGCATCGGCGTCACCGGGGGGATAGGAAGCGGCAAGAGCACGGTCTGCCGTGTCTGGGAGGAGTTGGGCGCGGAGATCTGCCAGGCCGATGTGGTGGCCAAAGAGCTGATGGTGACCGACCCCGAGGTGGTCCGCGAGATTAAAGAGGCCTTCGGCGATCCCGCCTACGCCGAAGACGGCAGCCTCAATCGCGACTACCTGGCCCGCGAGGCCTTCGAGAAGGGCAGGGTGGAGGAGCTCAACGCCATCGTGCATCCCCGGGTGCCCGCCGCCGTCCGCCGGCGCATCGAAGAGGCCGAAGAGAAGGGCGCTTCCGCTTTTGTCTACGAGGCGGCCCTTCTGCCCGGCAACCGCAGGCCCGAATTTGTGGATTACCTTCTTATGGTCCGCGCCCCCCGCAAGGAGCGCGTGCAACGGGTGGCCGAACGCGACGGCCTGGAGACCGACCAGGTGGAGGCGCGCATCCGAACCCAGCAGGCCTACGAGGAGCTGGAGCACCTGGCCGACCGTGTGATCCGCAACGACGGCACCGAGCAGGATCTGCGCGAGCAGGCCGAGGCGCTCTACCGGGAGTGGGTGGGTTAG
- the fbp gene encoding class 1 fructose-bisphosphatase has product MTQPKPKQQLVTLEEYIIQSQNRFPRATGELSQLLRDIGLAAKIISREVNKAGITNILGESGNTNVHGEDVKKLDEFADQQLISALSRSEITCMVISEENDGIVDLDNEGGKYIVYLDPLDGSSNIDVNVSIGSIFSIYLRDKDDYPLEAEDALQPGTQQVAAGYVLYGSSTMMAYTTGMGVSLFTLDPGIGEFILCEDDIKMPKHGTIYSVNEGYYRSWPEGLKKYVKYCQEVEPDEGRPYSARYIGSMVADVHRTLIKGGIFIYPHSKDYPDGKLRLMYECNPLSFIIEQAGGMAIDGEGRILEKVPESLHQRTPIFIGSRANVEKVREFLNGG; this is encoded by the coding sequence ATGACCCAGCCGAAGCCCAAGCAGCAACTGGTTACCCTCGAAGAGTACATCATTCAAAGCCAGAACCGCTTTCCCCGGGCCACCGGCGAACTCTCACAGCTGCTGAGGGACATCGGCCTGGCCGCCAAAATCATCTCCCGCGAGGTCAACAAGGCGGGCATCACCAACATCCTGGGCGAATCGGGCAACACCAATGTACACGGGGAGGACGTCAAGAAGCTGGACGAGTTCGCCGACCAGCAGCTCATTTCTGCCCTCAGCCGTTCCGAAATCACCTGCATGGTGATCTCCGAGGAGAACGACGGCATTGTGGACCTGGACAATGAGGGGGGCAAGTATATCGTCTACCTCGACCCGCTGGACGGCTCCTCCAACATCGATGTGAACGTCTCCATCGGGAGCATCTTCTCCATCTATCTGCGCGACAAGGACGACTATCCGCTGGAGGCGGAGGATGCCCTGCAGCCCGGCACCCAGCAGGTGGCCGCGGGCTATGTGCTCTACGGCTCCAGCACCATGATGGCCTACACCACCGGCATGGGCGTGAGCCTGTTTACGCTGGACCCCGGCATAGGGGAGTTCATCCTCTGCGAGGACGACATCAAGATGCCCAAACATGGCACTATCTACAGCGTGAACGAAGGCTACTACCGCTCCTGGCCCGAGGGACTCAAGAAGTACGTGAAATACTGCCAGGAAGTGGAGCCGGATGAGGGGCGCCCCTACTCGGCCCGCTACATCGGCTCCATGGTGGCCGACGTGCACCGCACGCTCATCAAGGGAGGGATTTTTATCTATCCCCACTCCAAGGACTACCCCGACGGGAAACTGCGTCTGATGTACGAATGCAATCCTCTGAGCTTTATCATCGAGCAGGCGGGGGGCATGGCCATCGACGGGGAGGGGCGCATTCTGGAGAAGGTACCCGAGTCGCTGCACCAGCGCACGCCTATCTTTATCGGATCCAGGGCTAATGTGGAGAAGGTCAGGGAATTCCTCAACGGGGGATAA
- a CDS encoding DUF192 domain-containing protein produces MNALWKSALITAVLAIGISACSDRRTKSTSSSTRSTDTEQSAGSDRSASLEYTGEVHFLDGPAGEADTLASVRVAVADEEQERNEGLMNVSDLPEDRGMYFVFPQQEPLSFWMANTPLSLDIIFVNESGEIVRIHRSTTPYSQDSFPSGDPARYVVEVNGGFCVSHDIREGMRVVFEEG; encoded by the coding sequence ATGAACGCACTTTGGAAATCAGCGCTGATAACGGCGGTCCTGGCAATTGGAATCAGCGCATGTTCGGATCGCCGGACGAAATCGACTTCGAGCAGTACGAGGAGTACTGACACGGAGCAGTCCGCCGGTTCTGACCGCAGCGCCTCCCTGGAATACACCGGGGAGGTCCACTTCCTGGACGGCCCCGCCGGGGAGGCTGACACCCTGGCCTCGGTGCGCGTGGCCGTGGCCGACGAGGAGCAGGAGCGCAACGAAGGCCTGATGAACGTATCCGATCTGCCGGAGGACCGCGGCATGTACTTCGTCTTCCCGCAGCAGGAGCCCTTGAGCTTCTGGATGGCCAACACGCCCCTGTCCCTCGATATCATCTTTGTCAACGAGAGCGGGGAAATCGTACGCATCCACCGCAGCACCACCCCCTATTCCCAGGATAGCTTTCCCAGCGGGGATCCCGCGCGCTATGTGGTGGAGGTGAACGGGGGCTTTTGCGTGTCGCACGATATCCGGGAAGGGATGCGGGTGGTGTTCGAGGAGGGCTGA